In Thermosynechococcus sichuanensis E542, a single genomic region encodes these proteins:
- a CDS encoding thioredoxin family protein, translating into MARTESTMLALGTVAPDFQLPDVVSGQTISLSTFADKKALLVMFICRHCPYVKHVQEELAKLGRDYKDTSLGIVAISANDAANYPDDAPESLKAMATELGFTFPLCYDESQETAKAYTAACTPDFFLFDGDRKLVYRGQLDDSRPQNGLPVTGKDLRAAIDAVLAGQTPSEDQKPSLGCNIKWKPGNEPAYYG; encoded by the coding sequence ATGGCGCGGACAGAGTCCACGATGCTTGCCCTTGGTACTGTTGCTCCCGATTTTCAACTGCCCGATGTGGTGAGTGGGCAAACAATTTCCCTCAGCACCTTTGCCGACAAGAAAGCGCTACTGGTGATGTTTATTTGTCGCCACTGCCCCTATGTGAAACACGTCCAAGAGGAACTGGCGAAGCTGGGGCGCGACTATAAAGACACGAGTCTCGGAATTGTCGCCATTAGTGCCAATGACGCCGCCAACTATCCCGATGATGCCCCAGAGTCCCTGAAGGCGATGGCCACCGAGCTGGGGTTTACATTTCCGCTTTGTTACGACGAGAGCCAAGAAACCGCCAAGGCCTATACGGCAGCCTGTACACCGGACTTTTTCCTCTTTGATGGCGATCGCAAGCTCGTGTATCGTGGACAACTCGATGACAGTCGCCCCCAAAATGGCTTACCGGTAACTGGGAAAGACTTGCGTGCCGCCATTGATGCCGTGTTAGCTGGTCAAACCCCCAGCGAGGATCAAAAACCGAGTCTCGGCTGTAATATCAAGTGGAAACCGGGGAATGAACCCGCCTATTACGGCTAA
- the surE gene encoding 5'/3'-nucleotidase SurE, translating to MRLLIANDDGVFAPGIRALADTLAIAGHEVVVVCPDRERSATGHSLTVFDPIRAEVVSDRFHPSIKAWACSGTPSDCVKLALGALLEEPPDFVVSGINQGSNLGTDILYSGTVSAAMEGVIEGIPSIAISLTSFTVHDFQPAADFASRLLKALETAPLPPKMLLNVNVPALPASEIAGVVITRQGIRRYHDLFQKRIDPRGKTYYWLAGEVVEEYPQDPNQAPTDVEAIAQNLISITPLTFDLTYGQGVQDLTAWLRQPTVQPLFNL from the coding sequence ATGCGGTTACTGATTGCCAATGATGATGGGGTCTTTGCCCCCGGTATTCGGGCGTTGGCAGACACGCTGGCGATCGCTGGCCATGAAGTCGTGGTCGTGTGTCCCGATCGTGAACGCTCCGCCACAGGACATAGCCTCACGGTGTTTGACCCCATTCGCGCAGAAGTCGTCAGCGATCGCTTTCACCCCAGTATTAAGGCCTGGGCCTGCTCTGGTACCCCCTCCGACTGTGTGAAACTCGCCCTTGGTGCTCTCCTAGAGGAACCCCCGGATTTTGTTGTTTCTGGGATTAACCAAGGCTCCAACCTCGGCACGGATATTCTCTACTCCGGCACGGTGTCTGCTGCCATGGAGGGGGTGATTGAGGGAATTCCCAGTATTGCCATTAGCCTCACTAGTTTCACAGTTCATGACTTTCAGCCGGCTGCTGACTTTGCCAGTCGTCTGCTCAAGGCCTTGGAAACCGCCCCCCTGCCGCCAAAGATGCTTCTCAATGTGAATGTACCTGCCCTGCCCGCTAGTGAAATTGCTGGGGTGGTGATTACACGGCAGGGGATTCGCCGCTACCATGACCTGTTCCAGAAGCGCATTGACCCTCGCGGCAAAACCTACTACTGGCTCGCCGGTGAAGTGGTGGAAGAATATCCCCAAGACCCCAACCAAGCGCCCACAGATGTGGAAGCCATTGCCCAAAATCTGATTAGTATTACGCCGCTGACCTTTGATCTCACCTATGGCCAAGGGGTTCAAGATTTAACCGCGTGGCTGCGCCAGCCCACCGTACAGCCCCTATTCAATCTCTAG
- the xth gene encoding exodeoxyribonuclease III: MPKIATWNVNSIRTRLDHVCQWLDSTGVDYLCLQETKVTDAEFPRQPFLDRGYHVYCSGQKAYNGVAILSRQPLAGVEAGFAPQLPSHSELDTQKRLIRAQLAPDVILVNVYIPNGGEYDSEKYHYKLHWLKGLHAYLQKLTAQAEVILCGDFNIAPEDKDLFDARDRATKVGATDAERNLLAAIRDLGFHDAFRHFTNEPGHYSWWDYRAGAFRRNQGWRIDHLYITPAVKARACNCRIDIAPRRLPKPSDHAPVILEIE, encoded by the coding sequence ATGCCAAAAATTGCCACTTGGAACGTCAACTCAATTCGCACCCGCCTTGATCATGTGTGCCAATGGTTAGATAGCACTGGAGTGGACTATCTCTGTCTTCAGGAGACCAAAGTCACCGATGCGGAGTTCCCGCGTCAGCCCTTTTTGGATCGTGGGTATCACGTTTATTGTAGTGGCCAAAAGGCCTACAACGGGGTGGCCATTCTCAGTCGTCAACCCCTTGCGGGAGTAGAAGCAGGCTTTGCCCCCCAATTACCCAGCCACAGTGAGTTGGATACGCAAAAACGACTGATTCGTGCCCAATTAGCCCCTGATGTGATCTTGGTGAATGTCTATATTCCCAACGGTGGTGAGTACGACAGTGAGAAATACCACTACAAGCTGCACTGGCTCAAGGGGCTGCATGCCTATTTACAAAAACTAACGGCGCAGGCGGAGGTGATTCTCTGTGGCGATTTTAATATTGCCCCTGAAGATAAAGATCTCTTTGATGCTAGGGATCGCGCCACAAAAGTAGGAGCCACCGATGCCGAACGCAACCTTCTTGCGGCCATTCGTGACCTTGGCTTCCACGATGCCTTTCGCCACTTTACCAACGAACCAGGGCACTACTCTTGGTGGGATTATCGGGCGGGTGCCTTTCGCCGCAATCAGGGTTGGCGTATTGATCACCTCTACATTACCCCCGCTGTCAAAGCCCGCGCCTGCAACTGTCGCATTGATATTGCCCCTCGGCGCTTACCCAAACCCAGTGACCATGCACCCGTGATCCTAGAGATTGAATAG
- a CDS encoding BamA/TamA family outer membrane protein, with protein sequence MNNQLFSPVRMQPMGAALKTVAVAMATVAIALGPLSPSRSQEAPTPPENQPAETPASPTPPSTEPTPEPPPAATPTPPTPPPVGQPPADEPQVLIAEVVVEGATPELEQLVYQVISTRPGSTTTRTQLQQDTNAIFATGFFADVNAVPSDTPLGVRITFVVRPYPVLRAVQVAGNQVLTQEKVNEIFAPQIGRTLNLRELQSGIEKINTFYKDNGYILGQVVGTPQVDPDGVVTLQVAEGVVEQVTYRFLNKEGEPTKQRTRDFVISREMDTQPGVVLNQNTVQADLRRLFELGLFEDVQVALEPGQDPRKVNLILNIKERNTGSISAGAGYSSASGLFGTVAFQQNNLFGRNWKFGVEAQGGTEGEFLFDINFTDPWIKGDPYRTSYTVSAFNRLNVPFTFSNGPINVPLANGDLPRINRLGGALFFTRPFTKDRDLIRTAWTGSLGLQYQRVTSMDGSFNRTPTDFLGNCLTFPDNGVCRGYNDLFTVQAAILRDLRNDPLRPTSGQVIRLGVDQSIPIGAGSILFNRVRGSYSFYIPVKFLRIEGPQTFAFNIQAGNIFGDLPPYESFTLGGANSVRGWEEGAIGSGRAFVQGTVEYRFPIFNIVGGALFVDGASLLGTQRSVPGQPGIVRGKPGEGLGYGAGLRVNTPLGNIRIDFGWNNEGGSAFSFGIGERF encoded by the coding sequence GTGAATAACCAACTTTTTTCGCCAGTGCGAATGCAGCCAATGGGGGCTGCTCTGAAAACGGTAGCAGTGGCAATGGCAACCGTGGCGATCGCCCTTGGTCCTTTGAGTCCTAGCCGTAGCCAAGAAGCCCCCACGCCTCCTGAAAACCAACCCGCCGAAACTCCGGCCTCCCCAACACCACCATCGACAGAACCAACTCCTGAGCCTCCGCCAGCGGCAACCCCAACACCGCCCACCCCCCCGCCTGTGGGTCAGCCCCCCGCTGATGAACCCCAAGTGTTGATTGCGGAAGTGGTGGTTGAAGGCGCCACTCCTGAACTAGAGCAACTGGTGTATCAAGTCATTAGCACTCGCCCCGGCAGTACCACCACCCGCACCCAACTACAACAGGATACCAACGCCATCTTTGCCACGGGCTTTTTTGCTGATGTCAATGCCGTCCCCAGCGATACCCCCCTCGGTGTGCGGATTACCTTTGTCGTGCGTCCCTATCCGGTGCTGCGAGCCGTTCAAGTCGCCGGCAATCAGGTGCTCACCCAAGAAAAAGTCAATGAGATTTTTGCACCCCAAATTGGCCGTACACTGAACCTCCGCGAGCTACAGTCCGGCATTGAGAAAATCAACACGTTTTACAAAGACAATGGCTATATCTTGGGACAAGTGGTTGGTACCCCCCAAGTGGATCCCGATGGGGTTGTGACGTTGCAGGTGGCTGAAGGGGTGGTTGAACAGGTCACCTATCGCTTCCTCAATAAAGAAGGGGAGCCAACAAAACAGCGTACTCGCGACTTTGTCATTAGCCGCGAAATGGACACCCAGCCCGGCGTTGTCCTCAACCAAAATACCGTGCAAGCCGATTTACGACGCCTCTTTGAACTGGGACTTTTTGAGGATGTGCAAGTTGCCCTTGAACCGGGTCAAGACCCGCGCAAAGTAAACCTGATTCTTAATATCAAAGAGCGTAATACCGGCAGTATTTCTGCTGGGGCAGGTTATAGCTCAGCCTCAGGTCTATTTGGCACCGTAGCGTTCCAGCAAAATAACCTCTTTGGTCGCAACTGGAAATTTGGTGTCGAAGCCCAAGGGGGAACTGAAGGGGAGTTTCTCTTTGACATCAACTTTACTGATCCTTGGATTAAGGGGGATCCCTACCGCACCTCCTACACCGTCAGTGCCTTTAACCGCCTAAATGTACCTTTCACATTCAGTAATGGCCCCATCAATGTGCCCCTAGCCAATGGCGATTTACCCCGTATTAACCGTTTGGGGGGTGCTCTCTTTTTTACACGCCCCTTTACGAAAGATCGGGACTTGATTCGCACCGCTTGGACCGGTTCCTTGGGGCTGCAATATCAGCGGGTCACCTCCATGGATGGTTCATTTAATCGAACCCCCACAGATTTTCTGGGGAACTGTTTAACCTTTCCCGATAATGGCGTCTGTCGCGGCTACAATGACCTGTTTACAGTGCAAGCAGCCATTCTACGTGACTTGCGCAATGATCCCCTGCGGCCAACGAGTGGTCAAGTGATTCGCTTGGGAGTGGATCAATCCATTCCCATTGGCGCGGGTAGTATTTTGTTTAATCGGGTGCGGGGTAGTTATAGCTTCTACATCCCCGTGAAGTTTTTGCGCATTGAGGGGCCGCAAACCTTTGCCTTCAATATCCAAGCGGGCAACATTTTTGGCGATTTGCCCCCCTACGAGTCCTTTACCTTAGGAGGTGCCAACTCAGTACGTGGTTGGGAAGAGGGGGCGATCGGCTCCGGGCGCGCTTTTGTACAAGGGACAGTGGAGTATCGGTTCCCGATTTTTAACATTGTTGGCGGGGCGCTCTTTGTGGATGGGGCAAGTTTGCTCGGTACCCAACGTAGTGTCCCTGGTCAGCCGGGGATTGTGCGCGGTAAACCCGGCGAAGGTTTGGGCTATGGCGCAGGGCTGCGGGTGAATACGCCCTTGGGAAATATCCGCATTGACTTTGGCTGGAACAATGAAGGGGGCAGCGCCTTCAGCTTTGGCATTGGTGAACGCTTTTAG